A part of Methanohalobium evestigatum Z-7303 genomic DNA contains:
- the argF gene encoding ornithine carbamoyltransferase, producing MKHLISMADLSDEVIHELLDSAQDLKEKRARDKVTELLKNKSLAMIFEKPSTRTRVSFEVAMSDLGGHGLYLNYKDIQLDRGEPISDTAAVLSRYVHGIAGRVNSHDTIKQMAKYSTVPVINALSDMEHPCQILADLLTIQEYKNRTKNLKFAWVGDGNNVCNSAILGCAIVGMDIVVACPEGYEPNSYIVEQGKKIGGNVTITHDPAEAAENADILYTDVWISMGDEEEREKRLNDLGGYQINSNLVNLAKRDVIVMHCLPAHRGEEITEDVLNGSHSVIFDQAENRLHAQKALILKLMGQK from the coding sequence ATGAAACATTTAATATCAATGGCTGACCTTTCCGATGAAGTCATCCATGAATTACTTGATTCTGCTCAGGATTTGAAAGAAAAACGTGCAAGAGATAAAGTAACCGAGCTTTTGAAAAACAAAAGCCTTGCTATGATATTTGAAAAACCGTCAACTCGCACCCGGGTATCCTTTGAAGTAGCTATGAGCGACCTTGGTGGGCATGGGCTGTATCTTAATTATAAAGACATCCAGCTTGACCGCGGTGAACCAATATCTGACACCGCTGCTGTACTTTCCAGATATGTACATGGGATTGCAGGAAGGGTTAACAGTCATGATACAATCAAGCAAATGGCAAAATATTCCACTGTACCCGTTATAAATGCTCTATCAGACATGGAACATCCGTGCCAGATACTTGCTGATTTGCTCACTATCCAAGAGTACAAAAATAGGACTAAAAACCTGAAATTCGCATGGGTTGGTGACGGAAACAATGTATGCAACTCTGCAATTCTTGGATGTGCTATTGTAGGTATGGACATTGTTGTTGCATGTCCTGAAGGTTATGAACCAAACAGCTACATTGTAGAGCAGGGTAAGAAAATAGGAGGAAACGTTACTATCACCCATGACCCTGCTGAAGCCGCAGAAAATGCTGACATATTATACACCGATGTATGGATATCTATGGGTGATGAAGAAGAACGTGAAAAACGCCTGAACGACCTTGGTGGTTACCAGATTAATTCAAACCTTGTAAACCTTGCAAAACGTGATGTTATTGTTATGCACTGCCTCCCTGCACACAGAGGTGAAGAAATTACCGAAGATGTGCTCAATGGCTCACACTCGGTGATTTTTGATCAGGCAGAAAACCGGCTCCATGCCCAGAAAGCTCTCATTCTGAAATTGATGGGTCAAAAATAA
- a CDS encoding chemotaxis protein CheC, translated as MEEIDEMTKSALQEAGNIGMGNLATALSKMVSREVKINIPTVEMVSLDQVVKEASEGSQKSVVGIHLKITGDVTGGTVILLPKYSAFSFSDLLLKKPVGKTNKITNKETMKLKEMGLRMCSTYMSSVNEFLGTNLEVSKPEIVVNMDGVGSSVKEQLQSLADDFIIIRGECTIPTTNSKKHFNMLFEPEASDVIMAAVMKKMTG; from the coding sequence ATGGAAGAAATCGACGAAATGACAAAGAGCGCTTTACAGGAAGCAGGAAATATTGGAATGGGAAACCTTGCTACTGCTCTTTCAAAAATGGTTTCACGTGAAGTGAAAATCAATATACCCACTGTAGAAATGGTATCACTCGACCAGGTTGTAAAAGAGGCTTCAGAAGGTAGCCAAAAAAGTGTAGTTGGTATCCATTTAAAAATTACCGGTGATGTCACAGGTGGAACAGTAATATTACTTCCAAAATATTCAGCATTTTCTTTTTCCGACCTGCTGCTTAAAAAACCGGTAGGTAAAACAAACAAAATCACAAACAAAGAAACCATGAAACTGAAAGAAATGGGGCTTCGCATGTGTAGTACCTATATGAGTTCAGTTAACGAATTCCTGGGTACTAATCTGGAAGTTAGTAAACCCGAGATAGTAGTTAATATGGATGGTGTGGGTTCATCTGTAAAAGAACAGTTACAAAGCCTTGCTGATGATTTTATAATTATCAGGGGAGAATGTACTATTCCCACCACGAATTCTAAAAAACATTTTAACATGCTCTTTGAACCAGAAGCTTCAGACGTCATAATGGCTGCTGTTATGAAAAAGATGACAGGATAA
- a CDS encoding chemotaxis protein CheA produces MDMSEYKQVFQAESDEHLQQLNDSLLKLEQNHEDLEQINIMFRSAHTLKGMASTMGFSSIAELTHEMENLMDGIRNKQIKLDDSIIDILFECLDTIESLVETIDSEDDVDISHLKNNLNSIIENGGSGQETQEESEQVENESEDEETTSETDFELNIDFSDEEIQQIQDANQNGLSVIGAKITLDDSCMLKSARSSIVLKKISEYGTIIKTVPSMDDLDEENFETEFNVVFSTENNQDIIKEEVQKISEIQNVTLSEISLENKEPSEPSSETDNKNELETETQPSNTQEQTQSGQDTSKRSNEMKSVQSVRIDIDRLDNMMNLVGELIINKIRINQLTSDYDIKDLDDTLADLDRLTNDIQTEVMESRMVPMDHIFSRFPRMVRDLSKSEGKKIDLNIEGKDIELDRTILDEIGDPLVHLLRNSVDHGIEEPEKRRETGKSETGHIRLSASRQRNSILIEVEDDGKGMNPDKLRETAVKKGLMSQSEVDRMSDEEAMNLIFTPGFSGAEKVTDVSGRGVGMDAVKAKIEELGGSVKTESFEGEGTKIQLQLPLTIAIIQSILAKVSDETYVIPLTNVVRNVSIKESDIKTIKGEEAILLRGEVLPIVRLHDVLNTSKNNQQQDDDGELIVVIVERMGKKVGLIVDDLIGKQEVMIKTLDNKLLKNTKGFAGATILGDGNVALILDISTLI; encoded by the coding sequence ATGGACATGTCTGAATATAAACAGGTTTTTCAGGCAGAATCCGATGAACATCTTCAACAGTTGAATGATTCGCTGTTGAAACTGGAACAAAATCATGAAGACCTGGAACAAATCAATATAATGTTTCGCTCCGCTCATACCCTTAAAGGTATGGCATCTACAATGGGGTTTAGTTCCATTGCAGAATTAACCCATGAAATGGAAAATCTAATGGATGGCATACGCAACAAACAGATAAAACTGGATGATTCTATAATAGATATCCTTTTTGAATGTCTGGACACCATCGAATCACTGGTAGAAACCATTGACAGTGAAGATGATGTTGATATTTCTCACTTAAAGAATAACCTTAATAGTATAATAGAAAACGGTGGTTCAGGTCAGGAAACTCAGGAAGAATCTGAACAGGTAGAAAATGAAAGCGAAGACGAAGAAACTACCAGCGAGACTGATTTTGAGTTAAATATTGATTTTTCAGATGAAGAAATACAACAAATCCAGGATGCAAATCAAAACGGTCTCAGTGTAATAGGTGCAAAAATTACACTTGATGATTCATGCATGTTAAAATCTGCACGGTCATCAATTGTACTCAAAAAAATTTCTGAATATGGAACTATCATAAAAACAGTTCCTTCCATGGATGATTTGGATGAAGAGAATTTTGAAACTGAATTCAATGTTGTTTTCTCTACCGAAAATAATCAGGACATTATAAAAGAAGAAGTACAAAAAATCTCAGAAATACAAAATGTCACACTTTCAGAGATAAGTCTGGAAAATAAAGAACCATCTGAACCGTCCAGTGAAACAGATAATAAAAACGAGCTAGAAACCGAAACTCAACCCAGCAATACACAGGAACAGACACAATCCGGACAAGACACAAGCAAACGCTCAAACGAGATGAAAAGCGTTCAAAGTGTACGTATAGATATTGACAGACTTGACAATATGATGAACCTTGTTGGAGAACTTATTATTAACAAAATCCGGATTAACCAGTTGACATCTGATTACGATATCAAAGACCTTGACGATACACTGGCTGACCTTGACAGGCTTACAAATGACATCCAGACAGAAGTAATGGAATCCAGAATGGTCCCAATGGACCATATATTCAGCAGATTCCCCAGAATGGTCAGGGACCTTTCAAAATCTGAAGGTAAAAAAATCGACCTTAATATTGAAGGTAAAGATATTGAACTTGACCGGACAATACTTGATGAAATCGGAGATCCGCTGGTGCATCTTTTAAGAAATTCAGTTGACCATGGTATAGAGGAGCCGGAAAAACGAAGAGAAACAGGAAAAAGTGAAACCGGTCACATCCGACTTTCAGCATCAAGGCAAAGAAACAGTATCCTGATAGAAGTCGAAGATGATGGAAAAGGGATGAACCCTGATAAACTCAGAGAAACCGCTGTGAAAAAAGGGTTAATGAGCCAATCCGAAGTTGACAGAATGTCTGATGAAGAGGCAATGAATCTTATTTTTACACCCGGATTCAGCGGAGCGGAAAAAGTCACTGATGTTTCTGGACGCGGTGTAGGAATGGATGCAGTCAAAGCCAAAATAGAAGAACTTGGAGGCAGTGTCAAAACCGAATCCTTTGAAGGTGAAGGAACAAAAATCCAGCTCCAGCTCCCACTTACAATTGCAATTATACAGTCCATTCTAGCAAAAGTGTCAGATGAAACCTATGTAATACCACTTACAAACGTTGTCAGGAATGTCAGCATCAAAGAAAGCGATATCAAGACCATAAAAGGCGAGGAAGCCATCCTGTTAAGAGGGGAAGTACTACCTATTGTGCGGTTACATGATGTACTGAACACTTCTAAAAACAACCAGCAACAGGATGACGATGGAGAACTTATTGTAGTTATTGTAGAAAGAATGGGAAAGAAAGTCGGGCTTATTGTTGATGACCTGATAGGAAAACAGGAAGTCATGATAAAAACACTGGACAATAAACTGCTCAAGAATACCAAAGGATTTGCCGGTGCTACTATTCTTGGTGATGGAAACGTGGCTCTTATACTTGATATATCAACACTTATCTGA
- a CDS encoding chemotaxis protein CheC, with protein MNINELSNLQIDAMKEIGNIGMGNATTSLSELTGKRVQLNLSSIQKLNPSAIIQNLPESITMTCIMHTIKGDIQGVILNLFEISNAMVLTNLLLSETEYEYDPEMNESALNEISNILTGSYLTSISSFLQVNGLHSVPQTVTGSMEDILDTASREMGHDIENMPNLETMFMIQSVGHESGLNTLYGDVFFLIEPESLDKLIETVDNMMT; from the coding sequence ATGAATATAAATGAATTATCGAATCTTCAAATAGATGCCATGAAAGAAATTGGAAACATTGGTATGGGAAATGCCACCACCTCACTTTCAGAACTTACCGGTAAGAGGGTTCAATTGAACCTGTCCAGTATACAAAAACTTAATCCTTCAGCAATTATCCAGAACCTTCCCGAATCAATAACAATGACCTGTATTATGCATACTATAAAAGGTGATATTCAGGGTGTTATATTAAATCTGTTTGAGATTAGTAATGCAATGGTTCTAACAAATCTGTTACTTTCAGAAACAGAATATGAATATGACCCGGAGATGAATGAATCTGCATTAAATGAGATAAGTAATATCCTAACGGGTTCATATTTGACCTCGATATCCAGTTTTTTACAGGTTAATGGTTTGCATTCTGTACCACAGACTGTTACAGGTTCTATGGAAGACATTCTTGATACTGCATCCAGAGAAATGGGGCATGATATTGAAAACATGCCGAATCTGGAGACCATGTTTATGATACAGTCAGTAGGTCATGAGAGCGGATTGAATACCCTCTACGGTGATGTATTTTTCCTTATCGAACCTGAATCACTGGACAAATTGATTGAAACTGTTGATAATATGATGACATGA
- a CDS encoding CDP-2,3-bis-(O-geranylgeranyl)-sn-glycerol synthase, with protein sequence MITAVWLMLPAYIPSPAASLFGGGKPLDFNVTLKDGERVFGDGKTFRGLFAGTIIGLFIGIAQMVLVSGGYSPFDIQLPKFGSSFIGSILVIFSLSFGSLLGDLFMSFLKRRLKLKRGAPLPVIDQLDFVLGAWLLVYLASPVWFISNFTYKIILIILILTPLLHIVTNVIGYLIGVKKEPW encoded by the coding sequence ATAATTACTGCTGTATGGTTAATGCTACCTGCTTATATACCAAGCCCTGCTGCAAGTTTATTCGGCGGTGGGAAACCACTTGATTTTAACGTTACTCTTAAAGACGGAGAAAGAGTTTTTGGTGATGGTAAGACCTTCAGAGGTCTATTTGCAGGTACTATTATTGGACTATTTATAGGGATAGCACAAATGGTACTGGTTTCAGGAGGATACTCTCCATTTGATATACAACTGCCCAAATTTGGAAGCTCTTTTATTGGCTCAATCCTGGTAATTTTTTCACTTTCATTTGGTTCACTATTGGGTGATCTTTTCATGAGCTTTTTAAAACGAAGACTAAAACTTAAAAGAGGTGCTCCGCTTCCTGTCATAGATCAGCTCGATTTTGTACTTGGTGCATGGTTACTGGTATATCTGGCATCTCCTGTCTGGTTCATTTCAAATTTTACATACAAAATAATTCTTATTATACTGATACTTACTCCGCTACTTCATATAGTAACAAACGTAATAGGATATCTGATAGGTGTAAAAAAAGAACCCTGGTAA
- the purD gene encoding phosphoribosylamine--glycine ligase, with the protein MNILVVGGGGREHVIAQTIANSKHNPSLYAVMSKKNPGIASLCNDYLIDDENNIDRIVAYAKSKKVDIVVIGPEKPLASGLADALERAKIGVVGPKKDAGKIEFNKAWARNFMKKYNIEGCPEFNIFDNEKDVNEFIEKLGNVAVKPIGLTGGKGVKVMGDQLPDIDSAKEYARTLLKDGKVVIEENLVGEEFTVQAFVDGNNLAFTPPIQDHKRAFENDRGPNTGGMGSYSSADDVLPFMNKEDLEKAQKILKDTVDSLYKETGIHYKGIIYGQFMLTKDGPKVIEYNARFGDPEAMNVLPLLENDFVDVLSAVVNGSLSEMKLGFSKKATVCKYAVPEGYPYEPVKDSEIIIDDIGDALLYYASVYEENGKIYTSGSRALAFVGVANTISEAENIAQTSLDNVKGKIQARRDIGTEEFIQKKIDHMKQLKTA; encoded by the coding sequence ATGAATATATTAGTTGTTGGTGGTGGCGGAAGAGAACATGTTATTGCACAGACAATAGCAAACAGCAAACATAACCCGTCACTTTATGCTGTAATGTCAAAGAAAAATCCAGGAATTGCATCTTTGTGCAATGATTATCTGATAGATGATGAAAATAATATCGACAGAATTGTAGCTTATGCTAAATCCAAAAAAGTAGACATTGTTGTAATAGGACCTGAGAAACCTCTTGCATCCGGTCTTGCTGATGCACTTGAAAGGGCAAAAATAGGTGTTGTAGGTCCAAAAAAGGATGCCGGTAAAATTGAATTTAATAAAGCATGGGCCCGAAATTTTATGAAGAAATACAATATAGAAGGATGTCCCGAATTTAACATATTTGACAATGAAAAAGATGTTAACGAATTTATTGAAAAACTGGGAAATGTAGCAGTAAAGCCCATTGGATTGACCGGTGGCAAGGGTGTCAAAGTGATGGGCGACCAGCTTCCAGATATCGATTCTGCAAAAGAATATGCAAGAACCCTTTTAAAAGACGGTAAAGTGGTAATAGAAGAAAATCTGGTAGGAGAAGAGTTTACAGTTCAAGCGTTTGTTGATGGGAACAATCTTGCATTTACACCTCCTATACAGGACCATAAACGAGCGTTTGAAAATGATAGAGGTCCAAATACAGGAGGAATGGGTTCATATAGCAGTGCAGATGATGTTTTACCTTTCATGAACAAGGAAGACCTTGAAAAAGCCCAAAAGATTCTCAAAGATACTGTGGACTCTTTGTATAAAGAAACTGGAATACACTACAAAGGTATTATTTATGGACAATTCATGCTCACAAAAGATGGTCCCAAAGTCATAGAGTATAATGCCCGTTTTGGAGACCCTGAAGCAATGAATGTACTACCACTTCTTGAAAACGATTTTGTGGATGTATTATCAGCTGTTGTTAACGGCAGTCTGTCTGAAATGAAACTTGGATTCAGTAAAAAAGCGACTGTATGCAAATATGCCGTTCCAGAAGGATATCCCTATGAACCGGTCAAAGACAGTGAAATAATTATCGATGATATTGGAGATGCACTGCTATATTATGCAAGTGTATACGAAGAAAACGGTAAAATTTATACATCCGGTTCAAGAGCCCTTGCTTTTGTAGGAGTTGCCAATACAATATCGGAAGCCGAAAATATCGCTCAGACATCTCTGGATAATGTAAAGGGAAAAATTCAAGCAAGGCGTGATATTGGTACAGAGGAGTTTATCCAGAAAAAAATAGACCACATGAAACAGCTCAAAACTGCATGA
- a CDS encoding CheR family methyltransferase → MNETEVEDENYSSLKSLINKNLGFHCDQYKDTHFKRRIAVRMRATNSRDYSEYIKVLKDNPDEYRNLMKTLTVNVTNFFRNPDSYQIVENDVLPDIIKSKSNSSNKSIRIWSAGCSIGVEAYSLAIILHQLLKNEFKKYRINIIGTDIDNEALSRAKEGKYTETELKGVDDKIIDKYFEKKDGWYFISDELKKVANFKWHDLIAGKKMSGFDLIFCRNVTIYFEKDLQEKLYMNFYNALNQGGYFVMGKTETLVGESQNLFKPYNSRERIYYK, encoded by the coding sequence ATGAACGAAACTGAAGTTGAAGATGAAAATTATTCTTCATTAAAGAGCCTTATAAACAAAAATCTTGGGTTTCATTGTGACCAGTATAAAGATACCCATTTTAAACGAAGAATTGCTGTAAGGATGAGGGCGACCAACTCTCGGGATTATTCTGAGTACATTAAGGTACTAAAAGACAATCCTGATGAATATAGAAACCTTATGAAAACCCTTACTGTCAATGTAACCAATTTTTTCAGAAATCCTGATTCATATCAGATTGTGGAAAATGACGTATTACCAGATATAATCAAATCCAAATCGAATTCTTCCAACAAATCCATCCGTATATGGAGTGCAGGATGCTCTATCGGTGTAGAAGCGTATTCTTTAGCCATAATCCTTCACCAGTTATTGAAGAATGAATTCAAAAAATACCGGATTAATATTATAGGAACTGATATTGACAACGAGGCTTTATCCAGAGCAAAAGAAGGAAAATACACCGAAACAGAACTTAAAGGTGTAGATGACAAAATAATTGACAAATACTTTGAAAAAAAAGATGGCTGGTATTTCATATCAGATGAACTAAAAAAGGTTGCAAATTTTAAATGGCATGATTTAATTGCCGGTAAAAAAATGAGCGGTTTTGACCTCATATTTTGTAGAAATGTTACCATTTATTTTGAAAAAGACCTCCAGGAAAAATTGTACATGAATTTTTACAATGCCTTGAATCAAGGTGGGTACTTTGTAATGGGTAAAACAGAAACGCTTGTAGGTGAATCTCAGAATTTGTTCAAACCATACAACTCCAGAGAGCGTATTTATTACAAATGA
- the pyrE gene encoding orotate phosphoribosyltransferase codes for MSNNKDLIKALKDCGAIQIGEFILSSGKKSNYYVDIKKASTRPDTLKLIGKKAAEIIKSIDVDNVGGVELGGVPIATAVSLESGLPMIIIRKSSKEYGTGGRLVGQLEKGERVILLEDVTTSGGSVKEAVSNIQNEGGYIDTVITVVDREEGAEENLKSAGIKLITLIKASDLV; via the coding sequence ATGAGCAATAATAAAGACCTAATTAAAGCACTCAAAGATTGTGGAGCAATTCAGATTGGTGAATTTATACTCTCATCTGGTAAAAAAAGCAATTATTATGTAGATATTAAAAAAGCAAGCACTCGACCGGATACACTTAAACTAATTGGAAAAAAGGCAGCAGAGATAATAAAATCTATAGATGTGGATAATGTTGGCGGTGTTGAACTTGGTGGTGTACCCATAGCAACTGCGGTATCACTTGAATCAGGGCTTCCAATGATTATCATACGCAAATCTTCCAAAGAATACGGTACAGGTGGGAGACTTGTAGGTCAACTGGAAAAAGGAGAGCGTGTGATACTACTTGAAGATGTTACTACAAGTGGAGGGTCTGTTAAAGAAGCAGTCTCTAATATACAGAATGAAGGAGGATATATAGATACTGTTATAACGGTTGTTGATAGAGAAGAGGGTGCAGAGGAAAATTTAAAATCTGCTGGAATCAAACTTATAACATTGATTAAAGCCAGTGACCTTGTTTAA
- the ccsA gene encoding cytochrome c biogenesis protein CcsA translates to MNIGMILIWAAFTLCLGAGLTSILYYFKGSGYLKTLSCRLEIGAAGAVTVAVFLLSYYLFHVQTAYSYVYQHSSADLTWYYRLSALWAGQEGSFLLWGWLILVILLVLKYTMHKKQFSGTRLYELTVTISIFIASVFLLLLVLKNPFSMYYAVPSGTIELTNWNPFVTAFQAPYGQGMNPLLRNPWMAIHPPVLFIGYAAITIPFASAFASLILDDNRWTEIATHWMRVSWLFLTLGIGLGGFWAYEVLGWGAWYWSWDPVETSSLIPWITSTAYLHTQIHNGNKFRKLAPALAIFSFVLVVFATFVTRSGIWASVHSWQDFTPTSFIVAIFLLGLLGSSIVMLVNKYME, encoded by the coding sequence ATGAATATAGGAATGATATTAATCTGGGCAGCATTTACACTTTGTCTTGGAGCAGGACTCACATCTATTCTGTATTATTTTAAAGGTTCAGGCTACTTAAAGACCCTGTCCTGTAGACTTGAGATTGGTGCTGCGGGTGCGGTTACAGTTGCAGTATTCCTGCTCAGCTACTACCTTTTCCATGTTCAAACCGCCTACAGTTATGTTTATCAGCACTCGAGTGCAGACCTTACCTGGTATTACCGGTTATCTGCCCTCTGGGCAGGTCAGGAGGGGTCTTTCCTTCTGTGGGGATGGCTTATACTGGTAATACTTTTGGTTTTAAAATATACAATGCACAAGAAGCAATTTTCAGGTACCAGACTGTACGAGCTTACAGTAACTATCTCGATTTTTATTGCATCGGTTTTTTTACTGCTTCTTGTTCTCAAAAACCCGTTTTCGATGTATTATGCCGTACCTTCAGGAACAATAGAACTTACAAACTGGAATCCGTTTGTCACAGCATTCCAGGCTCCTTACGGACAGGGTATGAACCCTCTTCTTCGCAACCCCTGGATGGCGATACACCCTCCTGTTCTGTTTATTGGTTATGCAGCAATTACAATTCCTTTTGCATCGGCGTTTGCCAGTCTCATACTGGATGATAATCGATGGACAGAAATAGCTACCCACTGGATGAGGGTTTCGTGGCTGTTTTTAACGCTTGGTATTGGGCTCGGAGGATTCTGGGCTTATGAAGTTCTGGGATGGGGGGCATGGTACTGGTCATGGGACCCTGTGGAAACGTCTTCCCTTATACCCTGGATAACTTCGACTGCCTATCTGCACACCCAGATTCACAATGGTAATAAATTCAGAAAATTAGCTCCTGCACTGGCTATTTTTTCGTTTGTGTTGGTGGTATTTGCAACATTTGTTACAAGAAGTGGTATATGGGCTTCGGTACATTCATGGCAGGATTTCACACCTACAAGCTTTATAGTTGCTATCTTTTTGCTCGGTTTGCTCGGGTCGAGTATTGTTATGCTGGTTAACAAGTATATGGAGTAA
- a CDS encoding protein-glutamate methylesterase/protein-glutamine glutaminase: MTIRALVVDDSAFMRKVITDILNNDPEITVIATSRNGQEAIEKTEKLKPDVITLDNHMPVLDGLHALGYIMSECPTPVVMLSAVDEKAAETTLTAFEYGAVDFIQKPSGSISLDIDSMAEEIRHKVKSATKVDLGNLGFMEEHVKKTLETEKSEKDDLKVKLKSKTEKTASKKVVAIGSSTGGPRALEKLIPKLPGNLPVPVLVVQHMPAGFTDSFAKRLNQKSSLEVREAKEGDVIEKGIVYLAPGDYHMEITKKNIRGISKEVISLNQKPREHGVRPSVNVLLRSLKPVYGSGVLSVILTGMGSDGSEGVAELNKQGAQCIAEAESSCIIYGMPKAIVNSGLADTVATIDNIAKKVVDMIA, encoded by the coding sequence ATGACAATTAGAGCACTGGTAGTTGATGATTCTGCATTCATGCGTAAGGTCATTACAGATATACTAAACAATGACCCAGAAATCACAGTAATAGCAACTTCCAGAAACGGCCAGGAAGCTATAGAAAAAACAGAGAAACTAAAACCCGATGTCATTACTCTAGATAATCACATGCCGGTTCTCGATGGGCTGCATGCTCTTGGATATATCATGAGTGAATGCCCTACACCTGTTGTAATGTTAAGTGCTGTTGATGAAAAAGCAGCAGAAACTACACTTACTGCATTTGAATATGGTGCAGTTGATTTCATACAGAAACCATCCGGGTCAATCAGTCTTGATATCGATTCAATGGCAGAGGAAATACGCCATAAGGTTAAATCAGCTACAAAAGTTGATCTGGGCAACCTCGGATTCATGGAAGAACATGTTAAAAAGACGCTTGAGACTGAAAAAAGTGAAAAAGACGATCTAAAAGTCAAACTGAAATCAAAAACTGAAAAAACTGCATCAAAAAAAGTAGTTGCTATCGGTTCTTCTACAGGAGGACCGCGTGCACTTGAAAAATTAATCCCAAAACTACCAGGTAATCTCCCTGTTCCTGTGCTGGTTGTTCAGCATATGCCTGCAGGGTTCACAGATTCTTTTGCAAAAAGACTGAACCAGAAATCAAGTCTGGAAGTCCGGGAAGCAAAAGAAGGAGATGTGATAGAAAAAGGGATTGTGTATTTAGCCCCTGGTGATTATCACATGGAAATTACAAAGAAGAATATAAGAGGTATTTCAAAAGAAGTCATTTCACTTAACCAAAAACCCAGAGAACATGGTGTGAGACCTTCTGTCAATGTATTGTTAAGGTCGCTAAAGCCTGTTTATGGTTCAGGTGTCTTGTCTGTGATATTAACCGGTATGGGTAGTGACGGTTCAGAGGGTGTTGCTGAACTAAATAAACAAGGCGCCCAATGTATTGCAGAAGCTGAATCCTCCTGCATAATCTACGGAATGCCAAAAGCAATTGTAAACAGTGGACTGGCTGATACTGTAGCAACAATAGACAACATAGCAAAAAAGGTTGTTGACATGATCGCATAA
- a CDS encoding cytochrome c-type biogenesis CcmF C-terminal domain-containing protein, protein MTGINQILTKSNVMLAALLVFVLLAALITVGMLTPLLVDFLTGNSMNLDAYYFNIRAALPTGVLIILLSIYLLLGKLSEKKLFVTVSVVVVLSAIFAVILPFNSLPVDFIIPFSVLAIIAILYNILHSVTGWKYNPYKNARSISAHIIHLGLVLIILGVVLSTGLTVEDSTVVSTESRGFFEGQDYSVSVTKISSQFEGEPFKSHPGSSYVTNVSFDVYKNGEYFDSGNVKSIRDLKWDQSYTTTYIHRNLLEEYFIAPKGVDMETGKVNLYSRTVPFITFVWGGLCLMAFGVLSLLAVSYLKNKEKINKSE, encoded by the coding sequence ATGACCGGAATTAATCAGATATTAACAAAAAGCAATGTCATGCTTGCAGCATTGCTTGTTTTTGTATTGCTTGCGGCTTTGATAACCGTTGGTATGTTAACACCACTTCTGGTGGATTTTTTAACAGGAAACAGCATGAATCTGGATGCCTATTATTTTAACATAAGGGCTGCTCTACCTACAGGAGTGCTTATAATTCTGCTTTCAATTTATCTGTTACTTGGAAAACTGAGCGAGAAAAAATTATTTGTCACTGTTTCTGTTGTAGTAGTTTTATCCGCTATTTTTGCGGTCATTTTACCATTTAACAGTTTGCCTGTTGATTTTATAATTCCGTTTTCTGTTCTTGCGATTATTGCTATCTTATATAACATATTACATTCTGTTACAGGATGGAAATATAATCCGTATAAAAACGCCCGAAGTATCAGTGCACATATTATTCATCTGGGACTTGTTCTGATTATTTTGGGGGTGGTTTTAAGCACTGGTTTGACCGTTGAGGATTCCACAGTTGTATCGACCGAATCCAGAGGTTTTTTTGAAGGTCAGGATTACAGTGTAAGTGTTACAAAAATATCCTCCCAATTTGAAGGAGAACCCTTCAAATCACATCCGGGTTCATCCTATGTAACTAATGTATCATTTGATGTCTATAAAAACGGAGAGTATTTTGATAGTGGAAATGTAAAATCTATTAGGGATTTAAAATGGGACCAATCCTACACCACTACCTATATACATCGAAATTTGCTGGAAGAGTATTTTATTGCTCCTAAAGGTGTGGATATGGAGACAGGTAAAGTAAACCTCTATTCAAGAACAGTACCTTTCATAACTTTTGTATGGGGTGGATTGTGTTTAATGGCATTTGGTGTTTTATCACTTCTGGCAGTAAGTTATCTGAAGAATAAAGAAAAAATTAACAAATCTGAGTAA